Proteins found in one Elusimicrobium sp. genomic segment:
- a CDS encoding glycosyltransferase family 4 protein codes for MQKTKVLYFITRMDQGGAQASVLLTLKNVNKQQFATYLATGPGGRLDGKLKHDSQNVFFISALRHAIHPKYFFHDCWAILQMGRVLRQVKPDIVHTNAPKAGVLGRIAARIFYRKAKVVHTFHGLGFAKEHGEKQFKFFVMVEKFCAKFTDVLVFVSRKNAAEAKQLGIGKGVRTELIRAGINFNPILPLKFDPVAKKASLKIPANAKVVLALANFKPLKNPIHFVLAAYKVLSQMKNVYFIYTGDGPLKKTAENLAKNLSIEKQVIFPGWRNDPLELLAISDVYASVSLREGLPMSILEAMAMRVPAVCYDVDGISEVLTNNKTGFLVPVNDINMLADKLKVLLRHAALRERFEAAIDHRDFSEFTATTMVKKQERLYRSLVPPTKKNGGKRHFFRRRKHFKKPNPGVK; via the coding sequence ATGCAAAAAACAAAAGTTTTATATTTCATCACCCGTATGGATCAGGGGGGTGCTCAAGCAAGCGTTTTATTGACGCTTAAAAATGTAAACAAGCAACAGTTTGCCACTTACTTGGCCACCGGCCCCGGCGGACGATTGGACGGGAAATTGAAACACGATTCCCAAAATGTATTTTTTATTTCCGCCTTGCGCCACGCGATTCACCCTAAGTATTTCTTTCACGATTGCTGGGCCATTTTGCAAATGGGCCGGGTGCTCCGCCAAGTAAAGCCGGATATCGTCCATACCAACGCTCCCAAAGCCGGTGTGTTAGGGCGTATTGCGGCGCGTATTTTCTACCGTAAAGCCAAAGTGGTGCATACCTTCCACGGATTGGGTTTTGCCAAAGAACACGGCGAAAAACAATTCAAATTTTTTGTGATGGTGGAAAAATTCTGCGCTAAATTTACCGATGTGTTGGTGTTTGTTTCGCGCAAAAATGCCGCCGAGGCCAAGCAGTTGGGTATCGGCAAAGGGGTGCGGACGGAACTGATTCGCGCAGGTATTAACTTCAACCCTATTTTGCCCCTTAAATTCGACCCGGTTGCCAAAAAAGCTTCTCTTAAAATTCCCGCCAATGCCAAAGTAGTGTTGGCGCTTGCCAATTTTAAGCCTCTTAAAAACCCGATTCATTTTGTACTGGCCGCCTATAAAGTGCTCAGCCAAATGAAAAATGTTTATTTCATTTATACGGGAGACGGGCCACTTAAAAAGACGGCGGAAAATTTGGCTAAAAATTTAAGCATAGAAAAACAAGTTATCTTTCCCGGTTGGCGCAACGATCCGTTGGAACTGTTGGCTATCAGTGATGTGTATGCCAGTGTGTCCTTGCGGGAAGGGTTGCCGATGTCGATATTAGAAGCAATGGCTATGCGCGTGCCGGCCGTGTGCTATGATGTGGACGGCATCAGCGAAGTGCTGACCAACAACAAAACGGGCTTTTTGGTACCGGTAAACGATATCAATATGTTGGCCGATAAATTAAAAGTGCTCTTGCGCCATGCCGCGTTGCGCGAGCGTTTTGAAGCGGCAATTGACCACCGCGATTTTTCGGAATTTACCGCTACCACTATGGTCAAAAAACAGGAACGGCTTTATAGAAGTTTAGTTCCTCCCACCAAGAAAAACGGCGGGAAAAGACATTTCTTCCGTCGCAGAAAACATTTTAAGAAACCGAACCCGGGAGTTAAATAA
- a CDS encoding acyl-CoA dehydrogenase gives MDYAINEMEQEVLNTTRELVQKKIKPLRAEMDAREEFSKEMLEEYKKSGIFGLWLPEEYGGLGGGITCLAMAFEELSRGCAGLALTPGTSALGAIPMYLAATKEQREKWCPDLASGKKLWAFALTEPEAGSDATALKTTAIKDGDYYIVNGTKHFISTGKEADFYTVAVNTNPSRGPRGISLLVIEKGTPGFTFGKKEEKMGIRSNPTYELIFENVRVPKENLLGSEGRGLLYLQETLDYSRPGVAAQAVGIAQGALDVTVPYLRTRKQFGQPIITFQALGHKVAELAAKTEAGRALVYNLTHRMDEEFLPAVKNALANGTTVHDELKKLKGKRWTKYSAEAKLFCSNVAMEVADECVTLCGGIAYMRDFPLEKYMRDAKITQIYEGTVHIQKNEIITALIKEYASKEGEE, from the coding sequence ATGGATTACGCTATTAACGAAATGGAACAGGAAGTTCTCAACACCACGCGGGAACTCGTCCAGAAAAAAATTAAACCGTTGCGCGCCGAAATGGACGCGAGAGAAGAATTTTCCAAAGAAATGCTGGAAGAATACAAAAAGTCCGGCATTTTCGGGTTATGGTTGCCGGAAGAATACGGCGGACTCGGCGGCGGGATTACCTGCCTGGCCATGGCGTTCGAAGAACTTTCCCGCGGTTGTGCCGGCCTTGCCTTAACGCCCGGAACTTCTGCCTTGGGGGCGATTCCCATGTATTTGGCTGCCACCAAAGAACAACGCGAAAAGTGGTGCCCCGATTTAGCCAGCGGTAAAAAACTTTGGGCTTTTGCGTTGACTGAGCCGGAAGCCGGTTCGGACGCGACCGCCCTTAAAACGACCGCCATTAAAGACGGCGATTACTACATTGTAAACGGTACCAAACATTTTATTTCTACGGGAAAAGAGGCCGATTTTTACACGGTGGCCGTTAACACCAACCCCAGCCGCGGCCCGCGCGGAATTTCGCTTCTTGTCATTGAAAAAGGAACCCCGGGTTTCACTTTCGGCAAGAAGGAAGAAAAAATGGGTATCCGCTCCAACCCGACATACGAACTGATTTTTGAAAATGTCCGCGTACCGAAAGAAAACCTGCTCGGCAGCGAAGGCCGCGGCCTTTTGTACTTGCAGGAAACCTTGGACTATTCCCGCCCTGGTGTGGCCGCTCAAGCGGTGGGGATTGCGCAAGGTGCGTTAGATGTAACCGTTCCTTATTTGCGTACCCGCAAGCAATTCGGGCAACCCATTATAACTTTCCAAGCTTTGGGGCACAAAGTGGCCGAATTGGCGGCTAAAACAGAAGCCGGCCGTGCGCTTGTTTACAACTTAACGCACCGCATGGACGAAGAATTTTTGCCTGCCGTCAAGAACGCTCTTGCCAACGGTACCACCGTACACGACGAACTTAAAAAATTAAAAGGCAAACGCTGGACGAAATACAGTGCCGAAGCCAAATTGTTCTGCTCCAATGTTGCCATGGAAGTGGCCGATGAGTGTGTAACGCTGTGCGGCGGTATTGCTTACATGCGCGATTTCCCGCTCGAAAAGTATATGCGTGATGCCAAGATTACCCAAATTTACGAAGGAACCGTGCATATTCAAAAGAACGAAATTATCACGGCCCTCATTAAGGAATACGCCTCTAAGGAAGGCGAGGAGTAA
- a CDS encoding electron transfer flavoprotein subunit beta/FixA family protein has translation MHIVACVKQTPKSDNVKIDPATGCLIRSGAASAMNPFDEYALEEAVMLKEELGGTVSVITMGPPQAEAVLRDSIARGGDKVYQLGDMAFAGSDTWSTSYALSKGIEKIDSLEKVDLVICGKQTNDSDTGHIGPQVSAWLNWPNAAFVKKVVSVNDKSITVERLTEDGSEVVELPYPCVISVVKDINSPRVRSVKGRMAAKRAEVTKWTADDIGADKNKLGVKNCPTRVVKSFVPQRELCATAVEGATAKEKASNLVDLLKENKYI, from the coding sequence ATGCATATTGTAGCCTGTGTGAAACAGACCCCCAAATCTGACAATGTAAAAATAGACCCCGCCACCGGTTGTTTAATCCGTTCCGGTGCGGCCAGTGCCATGAACCCGTTTGACGAATACGCCTTGGAAGAAGCCGTGATGCTCAAAGAAGAATTGGGCGGCACGGTATCCGTCATCACCATGGGCCCGCCCCAGGCCGAAGCCGTCCTGCGCGACAGTATCGCCCGCGGGGGGGATAAAGTCTATCAATTAGGCGACATGGCTTTTGCCGGATCCGACACTTGGTCTACCAGTTATGCGCTTTCCAAAGGTATCGAAAAAATCGATTCCCTGGAAAAAGTGGACTTGGTTATTTGCGGTAAACAAACCAACGATAGCGACACCGGCCACATCGGCCCGCAGGTATCCGCATGGCTTAATTGGCCCAATGCGGCATTTGTAAAAAAGGTGGTTTCGGTAAACGATAAAAGCATTACGGTGGAACGCTTGACCGAAGACGGCAGCGAAGTGGTGGAACTTCCTTATCCGTGTGTGATTAGCGTGGTAAAGGATATCAATTCTCCCCGTGTGCGCAGTGTAAAAGGCCGCATGGCCGCCAAACGCGCCGAAGTAACCAAATGGACGGCCGACGATATCGGCGCGGATAAAAACAAATTGGGAGTAAAAAACTGCCCTACGCGCGTGGTTAAATCTTTCGTACCGCAACGCGAACTTTGCGCCACGGCCGTAGAAGGGGCCACCGCCAAAGAAAAAGCCTCCAATCTGGTTGATTTGTTGAAGGAAAACAAATACATTTAA
- a CDS encoding electron transfer flavoprotein subunit alpha/FixB family protein encodes MKDFRNVWIFAQAQRGKLSPTSFELLTAGRKLADDLGEKLCAVLVGYRVKDFAKDLFERGADTVYVCDDPALENYVDDVYAKVLADMVAQYKPNKFLIPATNLGRSLSAKTAVFVGTGLTADATEVLINKEDGQLHATRPTFGGNLMATITCANTRPEMCSLRPMSYDKAPVVAGRTGEVVSFAFDAQKHTSLAKFLEFIKSEGDGLDISETEVIVAGGRGVGKAEGFELLKKLADRLGGAVAASRPPVDNGWIDYRYQIGLTGRTVKPKLYIACGISGQIQHMAGMSGADVVVAINKDADAPIMKVANYAVQGDLYDVIPAMLEKLN; translated from the coding sequence ATGAAAGATTTTAGAAATGTTTGGATTTTTGCACAAGCCCAACGCGGTAAATTAAGCCCCACTTCGTTTGAACTTCTTACCGCCGGACGCAAATTGGCCGACGACTTAGGCGAAAAACTGTGTGCGGTACTCGTGGGTTACCGGGTAAAAGATTTTGCTAAAGACCTTTTTGAACGCGGTGCGGACACGGTTTATGTCTGCGACGACCCCGCCTTGGAAAACTATGTAGATGATGTTTATGCCAAGGTGCTTGCCGATATGGTAGCCCAATACAAACCCAATAAGTTTTTAATTCCCGCTACCAATTTGGGCCGTTCTCTTTCCGCCAAAACGGCGGTGTTTGTGGGAACGGGTTTGACGGCCGATGCAACCGAAGTCTTAATTAACAAAGAAGACGGGCAACTCCATGCCACCCGACCTACTTTCGGGGGGAACTTAATGGCCACCATTACCTGTGCCAATACCCGCCCCGAAATGTGTTCTCTGCGCCCGATGTCTTACGACAAAGCCCCCGTGGTTGCGGGCCGCACGGGCGAGGTGGTTTCTTTTGCCTTTGATGCCCAAAAGCATACTTCTTTGGCGAAGTTTTTGGAATTTATCAAAAGCGAAGGCGACGGATTGGATATTTCCGAAACGGAAGTGATTGTAGCGGGCGGCCGCGGTGTCGGTAAGGCTGAAGGATTTGAACTTTTGAAGAAATTGGCCGACCGTTTAGGCGGTGCGGTGGCGGCTTCCCGTCCTCCGGTAGATAACGGGTGGATTGATTACCGCTATCAAATCGGCTTAACAGGCCGCACGGTAAAACCGAAACTTTACATTGCTTGCGGTATTTCGGGTCAAATTCAGCACATGGCCGGCATGAGCGGAGCCGATGTGGTGGTGGCTATCAACAAAGATGCCGATGCCCCGATTATGAAAGTGGCCAATTATGCCGTGCAGGGGGATTTGTATGATGTAATCCCTGCCATGCTGGAAAAATTGAATTAG